In Nasonia vitripennis strain AsymCx chromosome 2, Nvit_psr_1.1, whole genome shotgun sequence, a genomic segment contains:
- the LOC100678997 gene encoding transcription factor mef2A isoform X1 produces MGCGQSKIGNLYPKNKKNKNAGSKRNGFSTRSASIEQKNGNGNNKASKTNNNGAEVNRNEEQNGSLDKSQAKKKPQAPGGGPLLQQTEISTSQLDFFRMLDEKIESGPDYDESADSHRAEHVTGLLRRWELASVSWSNVADLSSSSSSNSNAFKQQQHAPSSRPLASLQQAHRGGAYKSLPPPISGLGSNSLSAKDREGMRNIIGGRPESAPVYVRSAAARVDGLQDVVHHAGPSPNMPRHVLESISQSPTQNLKTPPGVSSPTPGSRYQHYHHPDFQQQSQPVKVTKAQYSQGPSPLNGDYYARQGYDSPGPNALIRNSPSNPYVQQFQITSSPQAPVQQLSSAAQRKRQSTGFQMT; encoded by the exons GCTCCGCGTCGATCGAGCAGAAAAACGGAAACGGCAACAACAAGGCCAGCAAGACGAACAACAATGGGGCCGAGGTCAATAGAAACGAGGAGCAGAACGGCTCGCTCGACAAATCCCAGGCCAAGAAGAAGCCACAGGCGCCCGGCGGCGGACCTCTCCTGCAACAGAC GGAGATATCGACCAGCCAGTTGGACTTTTTCAGGATGCTCGACGAGAAAATCGAGAGC GGCCCGGACTACGACGAGAGCGCTGACTCGCACCGAGCGGAGCACGTCACCGGCCTGCTCCGGCGCTGGGAGCTGGCGAGCGTCTCCTGGTCCAACGTCGCCgacctcagcagcagcagcagcagcaacagcaacgccttcaagcagcagcagcacgcgcCGAGCAGCCGGCCGCTGGCCAGCCTGCAGCAGGCCCACCGCGGCGGGGCCTACAAGAGCCTCCCGCCGCCGATCAGCGGCCTGGGCAGCAACAGCCTCAGCGCCAAGGACCGAGAGGGCATGCGCAACATAATCGGCGGACGACCCGAGAGCGCCCCGGTCTACGTGCGCAGCGCCGCCGCGAGGGTCGACGGCCTCCAGGACGTGGTGCACCACGCCGGGCCCTCGCCCAACATGCCCCGGCACGTGCTCGAGTCCATCAGCCAGTCGCCCACCCAGAACCTCAAGACGCCGCCCGGGGTCTCCTCGCCCACGCCGGGCAGCCGCTACCAGCACTACCACCACCCCGACTTCCAGCAGCAGTCGCAGCCGGTCAAGGTTACCAAGGCCCAGTACAGCCAGGGCCCGAGCCCCCTCAACGGCGACTACTACGCCAGGCAGGGCTACGACTCGCCGGGCCCGAACGCCCTCATCCGCAACTCGCCCAGCAACCCCTACGTCCAGCAGTTCCAGATCACGTCGAGCCCCCAGGCGCCCGTGCAGCAGCTCTCCTCCGCGGCCCAGAGGAAGCGTCAGTCGACGGGCTTCCAGATGACGTGA
- the LOC100678997 gene encoding uncharacterized protein LOC100678997 isoform X3: MWLKILRQNISHLARRAKGSASIEQKNGNGNNKASKTNNNGAEVNRNEEQNGSLDKSQAKKKPQAPGGGPLLQQTEISTSQLDFFRMLDEKIESGPDYDESADSHRAEHVTGLLRRWELASVSWSNVADLSSSSSSNSNAFKQQQHAPSSRPLASLQQAHRGGAYKSLPPPISGLGSNSLSAKDREGMRNIIGGRPESAPVYVRSAAARVDGLQDVVHHAGPSPNMPRHVLESISQSPTQNLKTPPGVSSPTPGSRYQHYHHPDFQQQSQPVKVTKAQYSQGPSPLNGDYYARQGYDSPGPNALIRNSPSNPYVQQFQITSSPQAPVQQLSSAAQRKRQSTGFQMT, from the exons GCTCCGCGTCGATCGAGCAGAAAAACGGAAACGGCAACAACAAGGCCAGCAAGACGAACAACAATGGGGCCGAGGTCAATAGAAACGAGGAGCAGAACGGCTCGCTCGACAAATCCCAGGCCAAGAAGAAGCCACAGGCGCCCGGCGGCGGACCTCTCCTGCAACAGAC GGAGATATCGACCAGCCAGTTGGACTTTTTCAGGATGCTCGACGAGAAAATCGAGAGC GGCCCGGACTACGACGAGAGCGCTGACTCGCACCGAGCGGAGCACGTCACCGGCCTGCTCCGGCGCTGGGAGCTGGCGAGCGTCTCCTGGTCCAACGTCGCCgacctcagcagcagcagcagcagcaacagcaacgccttcaagcagcagcagcacgcgcCGAGCAGCCGGCCGCTGGCCAGCCTGCAGCAGGCCCACCGCGGCGGGGCCTACAAGAGCCTCCCGCCGCCGATCAGCGGCCTGGGCAGCAACAGCCTCAGCGCCAAGGACCGAGAGGGCATGCGCAACATAATCGGCGGACGACCCGAGAGCGCCCCGGTCTACGTGCGCAGCGCCGCCGCGAGGGTCGACGGCCTCCAGGACGTGGTGCACCACGCCGGGCCCTCGCCCAACATGCCCCGGCACGTGCTCGAGTCCATCAGCCAGTCGCCCACCCAGAACCTCAAGACGCCGCCCGGGGTCTCCTCGCCCACGCCGGGCAGCCGCTACCAGCACTACCACCACCCCGACTTCCAGCAGCAGTCGCAGCCGGTCAAGGTTACCAAGGCCCAGTACAGCCAGGGCCCGAGCCCCCTCAACGGCGACTACTACGCCAGGCAGGGCTACGACTCGCCGGGCCCGAACGCCCTCATCCGCAACTCGCCCAGCAACCCCTACGTCCAGCAGTTCCAGATCACGTCGAGCCCCCAGGCGCCCGTGCAGCAGCTCTCCTCCGCGGCCCAGAGGAAGCGTCAGTCGACGGGCTTCCAGATGACGTGA
- the LOC100121534 gene encoding myotubularin-related protein 2 isoform X2, with protein MEKRGSAELLNVEQNNSKNASSDSLNSDSKSSSLNSKMGQESNLTGNETGPPLLNGERVQGVARDVTYLCPYSGPARGVLSVTNYKLHFRSIDRETPYVVEMPLGVVSRIEKVGGASSRGENSYGIEIFCKDMRNLRFAHKQENHSRRNVFEKLQQYSFPLSHNMLLFAFEYSENFPENGWNVYEPIAELKRMGINNDMWKISKINDSYSICDSYPAVWAVPTAATDEDLQASAAFRSRGRLPVLSWIHPESQATITRCAQPLVGVGGKRSREDERYIQLIMDANAQSHKLFIMDARPMANAVANKAKGGGYESEDAYQNSEVVFLDIPNIHVMRESLRKLKELCFPNIEESRWLSGLESTMWLKHLKCILAGAGKIVDKVETHKTSVLVHCSDGWDRTAQLTALAMLLLDPYFRTIKGFEVLIEKEWLSFGHKFQQRIGHGDEHHSDADRSPVFVQFIDCVWQISQQFPNAFQFNEHFLTTILDHLYSCRFGTFLCSSERERVQERLKEKTVSLWSFINSQLPLYQNPLYWDSPNQQQVLIPVASMRYIRPWKSFYCRWNPSMRQQDPVYQRTRELLVLKEQLKKKVEECRREQASRTNRTLNSSAAPRLHSPVHS; from the exons ATGGAGAAGAGAGGAAGTGCTGAGCTTCTCAATGTCGAACAGAATAATTCCAAAAATGCTAGTTCCGACTCCCTCAACTCAGACAGCAAGAGCAGCTCCCTCAATTCAAAAATGGGACAGGAATCG AATTTAACTGGAAATGAGACAGGACCACCTCTTCTCAATGGTGAGAGAGTCCAAGGAGTTGCCCGTGATGTCACATACTTGTGCCCATACTCAGGACCAGCCAGAGGTGTACTCAGTGTCACCAACTACAAGCTGCATTTCCGCAGCATCGACAGGGAAACTCCCTATGTGGTAGAAATGCCTTTGGGCGTTGTCAGTAGAATCGAAAAGGTTGGAGGCGCATCCAGCAGAGGGGAAAATTCTTATGGAATAGAGATCTTCTGCAAAGATATGAGGAATCTCAGATTTGCTCACAAACAAGAAAACCATTCCAGGCGAAACGTTTTTGAGAAATTACAACAGTATTCTTTTCCACTGTCGCACAACATGCTTTTATTTGCTTTTGAGTATTCCGAGAATTTTCCCGAAAATGGCTGGAATGTGTATGAGCCTATAGCCGAGCTGAAACGAATGGGAATCAATAACGACATGTGGAAGATATCCAAAATTAATGACTCGTATTCCATATGCGATAGCTATCCTGCCGTATGGGCAGTTCCCACCGCAGCCACTGACGAGGATCTTCAAGCCTCGGCTGCATTTAGAAGCCGCGGGAGGCTTCCCGTTTTATCCTGGATTCACCCGGAGAGCCAGGCGACAATAACACGTTGTGCGCAACCTCTCGTAGGTGTTGGCGGAAAGAGAAGCCGCGAAGATGAGAGGTATATACAATTGATAATGGACGCCAATGCTCAGAGTcacaaattatttataatggaTGCACGACCCATGGCTAATGCAGTAGCTAACAAAGCTAAGGGTGGAGGATATGAGAGCGAGGATGCTTACCAAAACAGCGAGGTCGTTTTTCTTGACATTCCCAATATTCACGTGATGAGAGAAAgtcttagaaaattaaaag AATTGTGTTTTCCAAATATTGAGGAATCCAGGTGGCTTTCTGGCTTAGAATCAACGATGTGGTTGAAACATTTAAAATGTATTCTTGCTGGAGCAGGAAAGATCGTTGACAAAGTCGAAACTCACAAAACTTCAGTACTAGTTCATTGTTCTGATGGCTGGGATAGAACTGCTCag TTAACGGCGTTGGCGATGCTGTTATTAGATCCCTATTTTAGAACTATCAAGGGATTCGAGGTTTTAATCGAAAAAGAATGGCTAAGTTTTGGCCATAAATTCCAACAG cgAATCGGTCATGGCGACGAGCATCACAGTGACGCAGATAGATCACCCGTGTTTGTTCAGTTTATAGATTGCGTTTGGCAAATTAGTCAACAATTTCCAAATGCCTTTCAGTTTAATGAACACTTTTTGACAACGATATTGGATCACCTTTACTCTTGTCGATTCGGCACTTTCTTGTGCAGCAG tgAAAGGGAAAGGGTACAAGAGAGACTGAAGGAAAAAACAGTGTCGTTATGGTCGTTCATAAACAGCCAGTTGCCATTGTATCAGAACCCACTTTATTGGGACAGTCCAAATCAGCAGCAGGTTTTGATACCCGTCGCAAGTATGCGATACATCAGGCCATGGAAAAGCTTTTATTGCAGGTGGAATCCTAGTATGCGGCAACAG GATCCCGTGTACCAGCGAACTCGCGAACTTCTAGTCCTGAAAGAGCAGCTAAAGAAAAAAGTGGAAGAATGCCGTAGAGAGCAGGCGTCGCGTACGAACCGCACGCTCAATTCGTCGGCAGCTCCGCGACTGCACTCTCCCGTGCATTCTTAG
- the LOC100678997 gene encoding uncharacterized protein LOC100678997 isoform X2: MDTRSRGERKTATLCDQLQQHIGKNGSASIEQKNGNGNNKASKTNNNGAEVNRNEEQNGSLDKSQAKKKPQAPGGGPLLQQTEISTSQLDFFRMLDEKIESGPDYDESADSHRAEHVTGLLRRWELASVSWSNVADLSSSSSSNSNAFKQQQHAPSSRPLASLQQAHRGGAYKSLPPPISGLGSNSLSAKDREGMRNIIGGRPESAPVYVRSAAARVDGLQDVVHHAGPSPNMPRHVLESISQSPTQNLKTPPGVSSPTPGSRYQHYHHPDFQQQSQPVKVTKAQYSQGPSPLNGDYYARQGYDSPGPNALIRNSPSNPYVQQFQITSSPQAPVQQLSSAAQRKRQSTGFQMT, encoded by the exons ATGGATACGAGATCACggggagaaagaaaaacagccACCTTGTGCGATCAACTCCAGCAGCATATAGGAAAAAACG GCTCCGCGTCGATCGAGCAGAAAAACGGAAACGGCAACAACAAGGCCAGCAAGACGAACAACAATGGGGCCGAGGTCAATAGAAACGAGGAGCAGAACGGCTCGCTCGACAAATCCCAGGCCAAGAAGAAGCCACAGGCGCCCGGCGGCGGACCTCTCCTGCAACAGAC GGAGATATCGACCAGCCAGTTGGACTTTTTCAGGATGCTCGACGAGAAAATCGAGAGC GGCCCGGACTACGACGAGAGCGCTGACTCGCACCGAGCGGAGCACGTCACCGGCCTGCTCCGGCGCTGGGAGCTGGCGAGCGTCTCCTGGTCCAACGTCGCCgacctcagcagcagcagcagcagcaacagcaacgccttcaagcagcagcagcacgcgcCGAGCAGCCGGCCGCTGGCCAGCCTGCAGCAGGCCCACCGCGGCGGGGCCTACAAGAGCCTCCCGCCGCCGATCAGCGGCCTGGGCAGCAACAGCCTCAGCGCCAAGGACCGAGAGGGCATGCGCAACATAATCGGCGGACGACCCGAGAGCGCCCCGGTCTACGTGCGCAGCGCCGCCGCGAGGGTCGACGGCCTCCAGGACGTGGTGCACCACGCCGGGCCCTCGCCCAACATGCCCCGGCACGTGCTCGAGTCCATCAGCCAGTCGCCCACCCAGAACCTCAAGACGCCGCCCGGGGTCTCCTCGCCCACGCCGGGCAGCCGCTACCAGCACTACCACCACCCCGACTTCCAGCAGCAGTCGCAGCCGGTCAAGGTTACCAAGGCCCAGTACAGCCAGGGCCCGAGCCCCCTCAACGGCGACTACTACGCCAGGCAGGGCTACGACTCGCCGGGCCCGAACGCCCTCATCCGCAACTCGCCCAGCAACCCCTACGTCCAGCAGTTCCAGATCACGTCGAGCCCCCAGGCGCCCGTGCAGCAGCTCTCCTCCGCGGCCCAGAGGAAGCGTCAGTCGACGGGCTTCCAGATGACGTGA
- the LOC100121534 gene encoding myotubularin-related protein 2 isoform X1: MEKRGSAELLNVEQNNSKNASSDSLNSDSKSSSLNSKMGQESESWEKASHSKSFSTSSTSTDNNIISALETKKESQGKVDSNLTGNETGPPLLNGERVQGVARDVTYLCPYSGPARGVLSVTNYKLHFRSIDRETPYVVEMPLGVVSRIEKVGGASSRGENSYGIEIFCKDMRNLRFAHKQENHSRRNVFEKLQQYSFPLSHNMLLFAFEYSENFPENGWNVYEPIAELKRMGINNDMWKISKINDSYSICDSYPAVWAVPTAATDEDLQASAAFRSRGRLPVLSWIHPESQATITRCAQPLVGVGGKRSREDERYIQLIMDANAQSHKLFIMDARPMANAVANKAKGGGYESEDAYQNSEVVFLDIPNIHVMRESLRKLKELCFPNIEESRWLSGLESTMWLKHLKCILAGAGKIVDKVETHKTSVLVHCSDGWDRTAQLTALAMLLLDPYFRTIKGFEVLIEKEWLSFGHKFQQRIGHGDEHHSDADRSPVFVQFIDCVWQISQQFPNAFQFNEHFLTTILDHLYSCRFGTFLCSSERERVQERLKEKTVSLWSFINSQLPLYQNPLYWDSPNQQQVLIPVASMRYIRPWKSFYCRWNPSMRQQDPVYQRTRELLVLKEQLKKKVEECRREQASRTNRTLNSSAAPRLHSPVHS, encoded by the exons ATGGAGAAGAGAGGAAGTGCTGAGCTTCTCAATGTCGAACAGAATAATTCCAAAAATGCTAGTTCCGACTCCCTCAACTCAGACAGCAAGAGCAGCTCCCTCAATTCAAAAATGGGACAGGAATCG GAGAGTTGGGAAAAGGCATCTCATTCAAAGAGCTTCTCGACAAGCTCTACCTCAACAGATAACAATATCATTTCTGCTCTAGAAACTAAAAAAGAAAGTCAAGGAAAAGTGGATTCG AATTTAACTGGAAATGAGACAGGACCACCTCTTCTCAATGGTGAGAGAGTCCAAGGAGTTGCCCGTGATGTCACATACTTGTGCCCATACTCAGGACCAGCCAGAGGTGTACTCAGTGTCACCAACTACAAGCTGCATTTCCGCAGCATCGACAGGGAAACTCCCTATGTGGTAGAAATGCCTTTGGGCGTTGTCAGTAGAATCGAAAAGGTTGGAGGCGCATCCAGCAGAGGGGAAAATTCTTATGGAATAGAGATCTTCTGCAAAGATATGAGGAATCTCAGATTTGCTCACAAACAAGAAAACCATTCCAGGCGAAACGTTTTTGAGAAATTACAACAGTATTCTTTTCCACTGTCGCACAACATGCTTTTATTTGCTTTTGAGTATTCCGAGAATTTTCCCGAAAATGGCTGGAATGTGTATGAGCCTATAGCCGAGCTGAAACGAATGGGAATCAATAACGACATGTGGAAGATATCCAAAATTAATGACTCGTATTCCATATGCGATAGCTATCCTGCCGTATGGGCAGTTCCCACCGCAGCCACTGACGAGGATCTTCAAGCCTCGGCTGCATTTAGAAGCCGCGGGAGGCTTCCCGTTTTATCCTGGATTCACCCGGAGAGCCAGGCGACAATAACACGTTGTGCGCAACCTCTCGTAGGTGTTGGCGGAAAGAGAAGCCGCGAAGATGAGAGGTATATACAATTGATAATGGACGCCAATGCTCAGAGTcacaaattatttataatggaTGCACGACCCATGGCTAATGCAGTAGCTAACAAAGCTAAGGGTGGAGGATATGAGAGCGAGGATGCTTACCAAAACAGCGAGGTCGTTTTTCTTGACATTCCCAATATTCACGTGATGAGAGAAAgtcttagaaaattaaaag AATTGTGTTTTCCAAATATTGAGGAATCCAGGTGGCTTTCTGGCTTAGAATCAACGATGTGGTTGAAACATTTAAAATGTATTCTTGCTGGAGCAGGAAAGATCGTTGACAAAGTCGAAACTCACAAAACTTCAGTACTAGTTCATTGTTCTGATGGCTGGGATAGAACTGCTCag TTAACGGCGTTGGCGATGCTGTTATTAGATCCCTATTTTAGAACTATCAAGGGATTCGAGGTTTTAATCGAAAAAGAATGGCTAAGTTTTGGCCATAAATTCCAACAG cgAATCGGTCATGGCGACGAGCATCACAGTGACGCAGATAGATCACCCGTGTTTGTTCAGTTTATAGATTGCGTTTGGCAAATTAGTCAACAATTTCCAAATGCCTTTCAGTTTAATGAACACTTTTTGACAACGATATTGGATCACCTTTACTCTTGTCGATTCGGCACTTTCTTGTGCAGCAG tgAAAGGGAAAGGGTACAAGAGAGACTGAAGGAAAAAACAGTGTCGTTATGGTCGTTCATAAACAGCCAGTTGCCATTGTATCAGAACCCACTTTATTGGGACAGTCCAAATCAGCAGCAGGTTTTGATACCCGTCGCAAGTATGCGATACATCAGGCCATGGAAAAGCTTTTATTGCAGGTGGAATCCTAGTATGCGGCAACAG GATCCCGTGTACCAGCGAACTCGCGAACTTCTAGTCCTGAAAGAGCAGCTAAAGAAAAAAGTGGAAGAATGCCGTAGAGAGCAGGCGTCGCGTACGAACCGCACGCTCAATTCGTCGGCAGCTCCGCGACTGCACTCTCCCGTGCATTCTTAG